In Providencia rettgeri, the following proteins share a genomic window:
- the gyrA gene encoding DNA topoisomerase (ATP-hydrolyzing) subunit A, translating to MSEIAREITPVNIEEELKSSYLDYAMSVIVGRALPDVRDGLKPVHRRVLYAMNVLGNDWNKPYKKSARIVGDVIGKYHPHGDIAVYETIVRLAQPFSMRYMLVDGQGNFGSVDGDSAAAMRYTEIRMAKIAHELLADLEKETVDFVPNYDGTEHIPEVMPTKIPNLLVNGSSGIAVGMATNIPPHNLGEVINGCLAYIEDEDISIEGLMEHIPGPDFPTAAIINGRRGIIDAYRTGRGKVYIRASAEVEVDEKNGRETIIVSEIPYQVNKARLIEKIAELVKDKRVEGISALRDESDKDGMRIVIEVKRDAVGEVVLNNLYSLTQLQVSFGINMVALHQGQPKILNLKDIIAAFVRHRREVVTRRTIFELRKARDRAHILEALAIALANIDPIIELIRKAPTPAEAKAGLIARSWDLGNVAAMLERAGDDAARPEWLEPQFGVHEGQYFLTEQQAQAILDLRLQKLTGLEHEKLLEEYRELLVQIEALLFILRSPERLMEVIREELEIIRDTYNDPRRTEITENTADINIEDLINQEDVVVTLSHQGYVKYQPLSDYEAQRRGGKGKSAARTKDEDFIDRLLVANTHDTILCFSSRGRLYWMKVYQLPEASRGARGRPIVNLLPLEQDERITAILPVREYEEGYNVFMATASGTVKKTPLQEFSRPRSAGIIAVNLNDGDELIGVDLTDGSNEVMLFSAQGKVVRFAEDAVRPMGRTATGVRGIKLMDNDKVVSLIIPRGEGHILTVTENGYGKRTEEAEYPTKSRATQGVISIKVSERNGNVVGAIQVDETDQIMMITDAGTLVRTRVSEVSVVGRNTQGVTLIRTAEDEKVVGLQRVAETDDDENIDDENIDNENANENTEENGVDDANIDDQE from the coding sequence ATGAGCGAGATTGCCAGAGAAATCACACCAGTTAATATCGAAGAAGAGCTTAAAAGTTCGTATTTGGATTATGCAATGTCCGTTATTGTCGGCCGTGCACTTCCAGATGTTCGAGATGGACTGAAGCCAGTACACCGCAGAGTACTGTATGCGATGAATGTATTGGGAAATGATTGGAATAAACCCTATAAAAAATCTGCCCGTATTGTTGGGGACGTCATCGGTAAATACCATCCACATGGTGATATCGCTGTTTACGAGACAATCGTTCGTCTTGCTCAGCCTTTCTCAATGCGTTACATGCTGGTTGATGGTCAGGGAAACTTCGGTTCTGTTGACGGAGACTCCGCAGCAGCAATGCGTTATACGGAAATCCGTATGGCGAAAATTGCCCATGAACTACTTGCTGATCTTGAAAAAGAAACCGTTGATTTCGTTCCAAACTATGATGGAACAGAGCATATTCCAGAAGTTATGCCAACGAAAATCCCAAACCTGTTGGTGAATGGGTCGTCAGGTATTGCGGTTGGGATGGCAACCAATATTCCTCCTCACAATTTAGGGGAGGTGATTAATGGTTGTCTTGCTTATATAGAAGATGAAGACATCAGTATTGAAGGTTTAATGGAACACATTCCAGGGCCTGACTTCCCAACCGCAGCTATTATTAATGGCCGTCGTGGGATTATTGATGCCTATCGCACAGGGCGTGGCAAGGTCTATATCCGTGCAAGCGCTGAAGTGGAAGTCGATGAGAAAAATGGTCGCGAAACCATTATTGTCAGCGAAATCCCTTATCAAGTGAATAAAGCTCGCTTGATTGAAAAAATTGCTGAGTTAGTTAAAGACAAGCGTGTTGAAGGTATCAGTGCACTGCGTGACGAGTCGGATAAAGACGGTATGCGTATTGTTATTGAAGTCAAGCGCGATGCGGTAGGTGAAGTTGTACTGAACAACTTATATTCCTTGACTCAATTGCAAGTTTCTTTTGGTATCAATATGGTGGCTCTACATCAAGGGCAGCCAAAAATACTGAATTTAAAAGATATCATTGCTGCTTTTGTGCGTCACCGCCGTGAAGTCGTCACTCGTCGTACGATTTTCGAATTACGCAAAGCGCGTGATCGTGCTCATATCCTTGAAGCACTGGCAATCGCCCTTGCTAATATTGACCCAATTATTGAACTGATCCGTAAAGCACCAACACCAGCAGAAGCGAAAGCTGGTTTGATTGCACGTTCTTGGGATTTAGGTAATGTCGCTGCGATGTTAGAGCGTGCGGGAGATGATGCCGCTCGTCCTGAGTGGTTAGAGCCTCAGTTTGGTGTCCATGAAGGGCAATATTTCCTAACTGAGCAACAAGCCCAAGCTATTTTGGATTTACGTCTCCAAAAATTAACGGGTCTTGAGCACGAAAAATTACTGGAAGAGTACCGTGAGCTTCTCGTACAAATTGAAGCATTACTGTTTATTTTGCGTAGTCCTGAACGTTTGATGGAAGTCATCCGCGAAGAATTAGAAATTATTCGCGATACTTATAATGACCCTCGTCGTACAGAAATTACTGAAAATACTGCAGATATCAATATTGAAGACCTGATCAACCAAGAAGATGTGGTGGTAACATTATCACATCAAGGTTATGTGAAATATCAGCCTCTGTCTGATTACGAAGCACAGCGCCGGGGTGGTAAAGGTAAATCTGCAGCACGAACGAAAGACGAAGACTTTATTGATCGCCTTTTGGTGGCCAATACGCATGACACTATTTTGTGCTTCTCAAGCCGTGGTCGCTTGTATTGGATGAAAGTTTACCAACTACCAGAAGCTAGCCGTGGTGCTCGTGGTCGTCCAATCGTTAACTTATTGCCACTTGAACAAGATGAGCGAATTACCGCTATCTTGCCAGTGCGTGAGTACGAAGAGGGCTATAATGTCTTTATGGCAACCGCGAGTGGTACCGTTAAGAAAACACCTTTACAAGAATTCAGCCGCCCAAGAAGCGCAGGTATCATTGCGGTTAACTTGAATGACGGTGATGAGCTGATTGGTGTCGATTTAACGGATGGCTCAAATGAAGTTATGCTGTTCTCCGCTCAAGGTAAAGTCGTCCGCTTCGCTGAAGATGCTGTTCGCCCAATGGGACGTACCGCTACAGGAGTGCGTGGTATTAAATTAATGGATAACGACAAAGTCGTTTCTTTGATTATCCCACGTGGCGAAGGGCACATCTTAACAGTGACAGAGAACGGATACGGTAAACGTACTGAAGAAGCTGAGTACCCGACTAAGTCTCGTGCAACTCAAGGGGTTATCTCCATTAAAGTGAGTGAGCGTAACGGTAATGTTGTTGGTGCCATTCAGGTTGATGAAACTGACCAAATCATGATGATCACAGACGCAGGAACATTAGTGCGTACACGTGTGTCTGAAGTGAGCGTCGTTGGCCGTAATACACAAGGTGTTACCTTGATTAGAACGGCTGAAGATGAAAAAGTTGTTGGTTTACAGCGCGTTGCTGAAACGGATGATGATGAAAACATTGATGATGAAAACATTGATAACGAGAATGCAAATGAAAACACGGAAGAAAATGGTGTTGATGATGCAAATATCGACGATCAAGAGTAA